The DNA sequence GTAAATTTTATGGTTCGACGGTTATGGGAGAGCGCGGACAAATAGTTATTCCTGCGGAGGCTAGAGAAGAGATCGGTATCGAGCCAGGTGAGAAACTCGTGGTTCTTGGGAATAAGCGAAGAGGGGTGGTGATCTTATTCAAATCCGATGTTATGACGAGATTTGCAGACATGATGTTTCGAAAAGCCAGGTTTTTTGAGGAGATGTTTAGTTCTACCGTAGAGGATTCAGAACAGGATAAAACTAAAGAGTAATCAATCTGTGCAAGTGAACATAATGTTTGGACCTTAAGATCTGGGAGGAAACTAATGCCGATTATTATTAAGTTTTTTAAGGATAAACGCTTTCGAAAGATTATCTCCATGTTTCTTCAATTCGTAGTTCAACTTTGGTGGCTTAATAAGAAAAAAAGATTCCTCACAGAAGAAAAGTATCTAAAGAAGACCAAAGCCATTTATCGGAAACAGGCCAGCGTATTTACAGAGACGGCTACAGAACTTGGGGGGCTTCTCATCAAACTGGGACAATTTTTTAGTTCCAGGGTGGACGTTTTACCTGAGGAGTACACAAGTGAGCTTTCGAAGTTGCAGGATGCCGTTAAACCGGTCAGAACGGAGAAAATCATCCGGCGGATTGAAGAAGAATATTGCTGTCCTATTGCTGACGTTTATACGAACTTTTCTCAAGAGCCGGTTGCTTCTGCATCTTTGGGGCAGGTTCATATTGCTGAGATAAAAGGTCATAATAAAGTAGCGGTTAAAATATTGCGGCCCGGCATCGAGGAGATTATCCAAACAGACTTTAACGCGCTCCGGTTTATGGTGACCTTCGCAAAGCGATATCCCAAGATTAGCGCATCAGTTGATTTGGAGCAGATTTATCAAGAGTTTGTTGAAACGACACTCGATGAACTCGACTACATCAAAGAGGGTCGGCATGCGGATATCTTCCGAGCAAATTTTTCGGGAGACTCTAGAGTTAGCGTACCTGAAGTGCATTGGGAGTACACAACTCAGCGTGTATTGACGATGGAATATGTCACAGGCTATAAAGTGAACGATTATGAGTCTCTTGAAAGGGTCGGATTAGATCGAGCACAAATTGCGGACACCTTGATTTTCGCTTATGTGCAGCAATTACTGACGGATGCATTTTTCCATGCAGATCCCCATCCGGGTAATTTACTAGTTAAAGAAGACGGAACACTCGTTTTCTTAGATTTCGGAATGGTGGGGCGGATTGAGAAAGGCATGCGGGAAGAATTGATTGCCTTTGTCATGGCTTTGTTCAAGAAAGATACAGAACAAATGGTGATCGTTTTTGAAAAGCTTGGGTTCCTTCGGCCACATGCTGATAAACAAACCTTAGTTAAAGGGCTCAAACTCATATTAGCTAACGTCTTTGAGGATCCTAACCTGAATAAAGTCAATTCAGAGGAATTTCTCCTGGAATTAAGAGAATTTATGTATTCCCAGCCCTTTCAGATTCCGGCGCGTACCTTGTTTTTAGGAAAGTCGCTCTTAACGATCATGGGGATTTGTGGTGGACTAAACCCTCAGCTCGATCTTATAAAGACGCTTCGACCTTATGCAGAGGAACTCCTAGCTGGAGAGAATAAAGGAAATGGCACTCAAGGTTTTATTATAGACCAAGCAAAAAAGACACTCACAGAGATTATTACTCTTCCCGAAAAATTGAACCGATTTATTACTGGGTTAGAAGTCGGTGAGATTAAAATTCATCCGTCCAAGAGTTTTGAGTTAAATCTCTTACAAAACCAAAGGGACCAGGCAAGCCGAATTGTGCGCGCAATTTTTAGCATTGGGTTCTTAATCTCAGGAACGATCTTGCTAGAGGGCCTCTATTTTAAAGTTGGATTAATGCTAATTCTTCTTTC is a window from the Desulfosporosinus sp. Sb-LF genome containing:
- a CDS encoding AbrB/MazE/SpoVT family DNA-binding domain-containing protein codes for the protein MMRHGKFYGSTVMGERGQIVIPAEAREEIGIEPGEKLVVLGNKRRGVVILFKSDVMTRFADMMFRKARFFEEMFSSTVEDSEQDKTKE
- a CDS encoding AarF/ABC1/UbiB kinase family protein: MPIIIKFFKDKRFRKIISMFLQFVVQLWWLNKKKRFLTEEKYLKKTKAIYRKQASVFTETATELGGLLIKLGQFFSSRVDVLPEEYTSELSKLQDAVKPVRTEKIIRRIEEEYCCPIADVYTNFSQEPVASASLGQVHIAEIKGHNKVAVKILRPGIEEIIQTDFNALRFMVTFAKRYPKISASVDLEQIYQEFVETTLDELDYIKEGRHADIFRANFSGDSRVSVPEVHWEYTTQRVLTMEYVTGYKVNDYESLERVGLDRAQIADTLIFAYVQQLLTDAFFHADPHPGNLLVKEDGTLVFLDFGMVGRIEKGMREELIAFVMALFKKDTEQMVIVFEKLGFLRPHADKQTLVKGLKLILANVFEDPNLNKVNSEEFLLELREFMYSQPFQIPARTLFLGKSLLTIMGICGGLNPQLDLIKTLRPYAEELLAGENKGNGTQGFIIDQAKKTLTEIITLPEKLNRFITGLEVGEIKIHPSKSFELNLLQNQRDQASRIVRAIFSIGFLISGTILLEGLYFKVGLMLILLSVFTLVLFLKGNSNSTGQRRMGQRSRAIRESSGFRKPRFHP